The proteins below come from a single Capricornis sumatraensis isolate serow.1 chromosome 14, serow.2, whole genome shotgun sequence genomic window:
- the ZNF648 gene encoding zinc finger protein 648, giving the protein MAQGGPQDGWGDSSPLCSLTGEAYDPRRLSLNLESEDEAPGKAGDQGATGDPDQQARTRGSSQVTKDNPDLLWQHPGRRKEEKFSGSFSTSGVGKKPMALPGKKASGERDVSKITPTGASRRVSTTPSALPRGFSRKWFSETQPPRASLPARDEEDSRTNLDATLGVPSNFLGSARYFRAQEGDESPDSSSAGGCVPKAEGSWDLSTQETHTPAQESATQARLAAGEALAKARKGSKVPNPAGSEEGRQGEARPYKCLRGGRAVQKLTGAKPYACELCGKAYSHRATLQQHQRLHTGERPYRCPFCDKTYTWSSDHRKHIRTHTGEKPYPCPDCGKAFVRSSDLRKHQRNMHSNDKPFPCAECGLTFNKPLSLLRHQRTHLGEKPFRCPTCDREFAVASRMMEHQRVHSGERPFPCPTCGKCFTKSSNLLEHQTLHTGQRPFKCADCGVAFAQPSRLARHQRIHTGERPFPCAQCGQAFARSSTLKRHQQIHSGEKGFLCAECGRAFRVASELAQHIRVHNGERPYQCADCGLAFTRSNHLRRHRLKHHSCKEPTTPSSDDE; this is encoded by the coding sequence ATGGCGCAGGGGGGCCCCCAGGATGGGTGGGGAGACTCATCTCCCCTCTGCAGCTTGACTGGGGAGGCTTATGACCCCAGGAGGCTGAGCCTCAACTTGGAGAGTGAGGATGAGGCCCCTGGAAAGGCAGGAGACCAAGGGGCCACTGGTGACCCTGATCAGCAGGCCCGAACAAGGGGCAGCTCCCAAGTGACCAAGGACAATCCTGACTTGCTCTGGCAGCACCCAGGCcgcaggaaggaagagaaattctCTGGCTCCTTTAGTACCTCAGGCGTGGGCAAGAAACCCATGGCACTGCCGGGGAAGAAGGCCAGTGGGGAAAGAGATGTGTCAAAGATCACCCCAACCGGGGCCTCCCGCAGAGTAAGCACGACTCCCAGTGCCCTCCCCAGGGGCTTCTCCCGCAAGTGGTTCAGTGAGACGCAACCTCCTAGGGCTTCATTACCTGCTCGTGATGAGGAAGACTCAAGGACAAATCTGGACGCCACGCTGGGGGTCCCATCCAACTTCCTTGGTTCTGCGAGGTACTTCCGTGCACAGGAGGGAGACGAGTCCCCAGACAGCTCCTCTGCGGGGGGGTGTGTCCCCAAAGCAGAGGGCAGTTGGGACCTCTCCACGCAAGAGACACACACACCAGCCCAGGAGTCGGCTACCCAGGCCCGCCTGGCAGCGGGGGAGGCTCTGGCCAAAGCGCGGAAGGGCTCTAAGGTCCCCAACCCGGCGGGCTCCGAGGAGGGCAGGCAAGGGGAGGCGCGTCCCTACAAGTGCCTGCGGGGCGGGAGGGCCGTCCAGAAGTTGACGGGCGCTAAGCCTTACGCGTGCGAGCTGTGCGGGAAGGCGTACTCCCACCGGGCCACGCTCCAGCAGCACCAGCGCCTGCACACGGGTGAGCGGCCCTACCGGTGCCCCTTCTGCGACAAGACCTACACCTGGTCCTCCGATCACCGCAAGCACATCCGCACGCACACGGGCGAGAAACCCTACCCGTGCCCGGACTGCGGGAAGGCCTTCGTGCGCTCCTCGGACCTGCGCAAACACCAGCGCAACATGCACAGCAACGACAAGCCCTTCCCGTGCGCCGAGTGCGGCCTGACCTTCAACAAGCCGCTGTCGCTGCTGCGCCACCAGCGCACGCACCTGGGCGAGAAGCCCTTCCGCTGCCCCACCTGCGACCGGGAGTTCGCCGTGGCCAGCCGGATGATGGAGCACCAGCGCGTGCACTCCGGCGAGCGGcccttcccctgccccacctgcGGCAAGTGCTTCACCAAATCCTCCAACCTGCTGGAGCATCAGACGCTGCACACCGGCCAGAGGCCCTTCAAGTGCGCCGACTGCGGCGTGGCCTTCGCGCAGCCCTCGCGCCTGGCTCGCCACCAGCGCATCCACACCGGCGAGCGGCCCTTTCCTTGCGCGCAGTGTGGCCAGGCCTTCGCGCGCTCCTCCACCCTGAAGCGGCACCAACAGATCCACTCCGGGGAGAAGGGCTTCCTCTGTGCCGAGTGCGGCCGGGCCTTCCGCGTGGCCTCGGAGCTGGCCCAGCACATTCGGGTGCACAACGGCGAGAGGCCCTACCAGTGCGCCGACTGCGGCCTGGCCTTCACCCGGTCCAACCACCTCCGACGACACCGACTCAAGCACCACAGCTGCAAGGAgcccaccaccccctcctccGACGATGAGTGA